GTGGCCGCCCGAGATAATGCAGCCCGGAGAAACGATGCTGTCCAGCGCCTCGCCGCGCCGGACGCGACCCGGCTGGCCCTCGGCGGCGTGGACGAATTTCGGCGGCGGCGACTGCGGTTGGAGCGTCCGAATCGGATGCTCGCGGTCGTACAGGTTGAGCGCCGGCTCCATCCCCACCAGGTCGAGGTTCGCCTGGTACAAAGCGTCCAGCGTGCCGACGTCTCGCCAGTACGGGATCGGCTTGTTGTCGTCGTCGCGAAATCGGTACGCGAAGACCCGGTGCCCGGTCGCGATCATGCCGGGGATGATGTCTTTGCCGAAGTCGTGCCCGCTGTCCGGTCGGGCGGCGTCCTCGCACAAGAGTTCAAACAAGGCCCGGGCGTTGAACACGTAAATGCCCATCGACCCCAGCGCGTGTCCGGGTACGTCCGGCATCGCGGCCGCGGTCGGCGGCTTTTCGAGAAACCCGACCACCCGGCTATCGGTGTCGGTTTCCATGATCCCGAAGTGCCGCGACTCGGACACGGGAACGGGGATACAGCCAATAGTCATGTCCGCCCGGGCCGCTATGTGGGCGTCGAGCATCTTGGCGTAATCCATCCGGTAAATGTGGTCGCCCGCCAGGACGAGCAAATATTCGGGGTCGTCCTTTTCGATGCTGTAAATGTTCTGGTACAGCGCGTCGGCCGTCCCTTTGTACCAGTGTTCGTCGATCCGCTGCTGGGGCGGGAGGACTTCGATCCATTCGTCCAGTTCGGGGCTCAGGAAGTTCCATCCGAGGCGGATGTGCCGGTCGAGGCTGCGGGACTTGAACTGCGTGACGACGAACACCTTTCGCAAACCGCTGTTGATGCAGTTCGACAGGGTGAAATCGATGATCCGGTAGAGCCCGCCGAACGGCACGGCGGGCTTGGCTCGGTCCCGGGTCAGCGGTTCCAACCGGGTGCCCTTGCCCCCGGCCAAGATCAACGTCAGGACGTTCCGAGGCATTCCGCACTCCACAGAACCGCGCCGGCATTTGGTGCGCGGGAAAGTTCGCTCGAGAACATGATTCCGACTTCAAGTGACCGGCGGACCGGAGTCGGTCTAACGAGTTCAGCTCTATGCACTTCGTGGTCCAAAATCGCGGGGCGGGAATGAATTTAGGTCGCCAGTACGCCATCGTAAAGGGCCGCGTGCCGCGCGGCTAGCGTGCCGACCGAGAATCGGTCGGCCACCCGCGCGCGGCCCGCGGCTCCGAACGCGCGAGCCGCTTCGGGGTGTTCGAGCCACTCGTTCGTGAACGCCGCCAGTTGAACACGATCGGTCGCGGCGACGAGTTTCCCGGTGACGCCGTCCTCGACGACTTCGGCCAAATCGGGCGTCCTCACCGCCAGGACTGGCTTGCCGGCGGCCATCGCTTCCAGGGCCACGTTCGTGCCGCCGTGGGTGTGCGTCACCCAGACAATTTCGGCTTGCGTCAACAGTGCCGGCACATCCGGTCGGGTGCCCGCGAACCGCACCCGGTAGTCGTCGAACCCGAGAGCCTTGCCGAACCGGGTCAATCGTTCCCGCTCCGGGCCGTCGCCGACCAGTACAAGGTAAAGATTCGGGGCGGCATATTTCACCACGTCGAATGCCCAAACGGCGGTCTTCAAACCGGCGGCCGCGTCGAACCGGCCGGCAGCGAGGATGAGGCGGCCGTCCGGCGGGATGTCGAGTGAGCGACGGAACGCGGCCCCGTCGGTCTCGTAGGGTGTAGCAACCGCCGGCGGGATCAGGACCACGCGGACCGGATCGATCCCGAACCCGGCGTACCGTGCGGCTTCGGTCACCGACGCCGCGACGATGCGGTCGGCGGCACGGGCGGCGTGAGACGTCAGCCATCCGGAGCATCCGCCCGGAGACCGGTCGACCGCGGAAACGACCAGTTTTGCACCCGCGCCGGCTCCGCGCCACGGCAAAAGGAGCCAACGGGCCAACAGGGTGGCGACCGGACCCAGCGCGTGTATCACGTCGGGTCGAAACGCGGCAACGGCGGTGCGGAGTGTTCTGAGGCCGTTCCAATCGGCTGGGTGACGGAGCGGAAAGGTGTCGACCCGTATGTCGGCCTTTCGCAACCCTTCCGCGAACGACTCGCCGGCCCCTTTCACGGCCCCCACCGCACACTCATAGCGGTCGCGCGGCAGCGCGGGGGCGAGGAGCGACACCAGTTTGGCCGGGCCGGTCGGTCCGAGGTCGGAGGCGAGGTAGAAAATTCGGGGCATGAAATCCGGGACTGAGTGCTTGGGAGGGCGGTCCGGTCGGCCGCGGCCAGTTATTCCGCCAGGATGCCGATGTACGGCAGGTGGCGGTACTCATCGTTATAGTCGAGACCGTACCCGACCACGAACGCATCCGGAATCGTGAAGCCGCAAAAGTCCGGCTCGAACGGGATGCGCTGGCGGCCGGTCTTGCGCAGGAAGACGCAAACGCGGACGGACGCCGCCCCGCGGTCGCGCAGGTGTTCGACGAGTCGGGTGACAGTCTGGCCGGTGTCGAGAATGTCGTCGAGCAAGAGCAGGTGCCGGCCGCGGATGTCGGGCAGGAGGTCGTCCTTGATCGTCAACTCGCCCGGAGAAGTGGCCGTCCCGCGGTAGCTCGAAGCCGCGATCAGCCCGATTTGTAAGGGGAGATCGATCTGGCGAATCAGGTCCGCCAGGAACACCAGGCTGCCGGTCAACACGCCGACGACGGTGAACGGCTTGCCGACGTACGCATCGCGAACCTCGGCCGCCAGCGCGTGGACCCGATCGCGGATCTGGTCGGCGGTGAGCAGAACGTTCATCGGCCACGGTTCCTCGAAACGACGGTTCGCTTATTGAACCCACAAGCTGCTCCGCCGGACAGGGGGCAGACCTGGGACGGCGGTAAATCTCGGGCGGCAGGACGCGAACTCTTTTCGGAGTGCCCTTGTCATCCTCGCAATGGAAATGGAAGGGATCACGACCGGAAACTGTAGCGGGAATAAGGTGCGACATGGCGAAGCGACTGGACCAGATCTTGGTGATCGACATCGAATCCACGTGCTGGGACGGCAACCCACCGCCGGGCGAGACGAGCGACATAATCGAGATCGGCATTTGTCCGTTGGATGCGCGGACGCTCCGCCGGTTGGAGAAGCGCAGCATCATTGTTCGCCCAGAGCGATCGAGCGTCAGCCGCTTTTGCACGGAGTTGACGACTCTGACGCCGGACGTCGTCGCGGGCGGGATCGAGTTTCGCGATGCGTGCAAGCTTCTCCTGAAGGAATACCTGGCCGACCAGCGCGTCTGGGCAAGTTTCGGCGACTACGACCGCAAACAATTCGAGCGGCAGTGCCGCGAAACCGGCGCGAAATACCCGTTCGGCCCGTCGCACTTGAACGTCAAGACACTATTCGCGATCGCCCGCGGGCTGTCGCACGAGGTCGGGATGGCGCAGGCGGTCGAGATACTCGGGTTACCGCTCGAAGGCACCCACCACCGCGGCCACGACGACGCATGGAACATCGCGGCCGTGCTGGGCGGGGTGCTGAAGTCGACGCGAAGTTCCACCGACAAGGATGAGTAACCACCTTGGCCGCGCTAAAGCCAGAATCGCCCGCGATCTTCGGTTATGCACATGGAATTCGGAGAAAGATTTAGCGTGATCTTCAAAGAGATGAAATTTGACAGACTGACTTTTGTCGGCCTGTGTTGGTCGGGATCGGGGCGATCCTACCTGTGATGTCGACCACCTAAAACTATCGTCCGCGAATGCCGTGATGGTGGCAAATGCGATAGGGTTGAGGAACCTGGACTTCGCGGGTTGCGACGACCTCGAGTTCCGGCAGCCGCTGTCCGCACAACGAACGATGATCACATCAAGACGCCATTTTGCAGTGACGCGAGTTGGCGATCGCATTTTGAACTACGCAAGAACTCGGAAAATTCTTGATCTGCGACAGAATAAAAATTACGGTTTACAGAATTTACTGCTGCGGTGACCGAATATAAGATAGATAGCGTTTGGAACCTTGGATGATCAAAAGAGAGACTTGGTATGCGCCGAAATCGTGGGCGGTCCGTGGGGGCAGCCGGTATTATGTTTGCCCTGGTGAGTGGAGCTTTTTGCCTGCCGAAGCCGAAGTCTGGCGAAGAACTTCACCCGCCGTCGGTGTTGGAGCAGCGGAATGCGATCCGCAAGCGCACGGTTGAAGATGTCGCGAAGGGGGTGAGTACTCTCGCGGAAGGCGTCCAGATACTACAGATGCTCAACGCGGAACCCCCGTCCGTGCCAGGCACTGTTTACGACCAATATGCTGGTATGACTTTAGAGGAGCGGATGGCGCGGAATATTATCGAGGCGATTCTAATGACTACTCCAGAGGGCGAACACCTCCGTATAACTGAAAGGCTCGAAGCTGAAATATTCTCATGGCGGTACTCCGAATATCGAACAGACTTTCAAGACTCTGTTCGACCTTAGTACACGGCTGTGACTTTCGACAGAATGTCGACGAGGAAATCTCACAAGAGATGTACAATCCTCGCAGGGAATGAACGGTCGGTTCGCGCAAACGAATGGCCCCTCGGCGGTCGTTGGCTGCTGGCGTTTGCAGTCGGCAGTAGCATGACCGCGAATGAATGAACGGACGGCCAGGTAACCGAGGAAATCGTTATGTCCGCTCGTTTCGTTGGAGTGGTACTTGTCGTGAGCGGGCTGATCGTCAGTCATGCCCGGGCCGACGATCCGCCCAAGCTGAAAAAGATGACCTGGAAAGTCGGAGACGTTACCCGCGAAGCACTTGTTTACGCCCCGACATCGCCAGAAAAGAAACGACCTCTGATATTCGCGTTTCACGGGCACGGCGGTAGAGCCGAATATGCCGCCCGCAAGTTTGCGTTTCACCAGCATTGGCCGGAAGCGGTCTGCGTCTATCCCCAAGGGTTACCGACTGCGGTTCCCGTCCTCGATCCCGCGGGGAAAATGCCCGGTTGGCAGAAGTTCGTCGGCGATCAGAAGGACCGCGATCTCGAGTTCTTCGACGCCATGCTCAAGACGATGACCGCCGACTACATGATCGAGGAAAAGCGCGTCTATTCGGCCGGACACTCGAACGGCGGCTTCTTCACCTACGTTTTGTGTGCGGCGTGGGGCGACACGTTCGCGGCCGTGGCGCCCGTCGCGGCCGCGGTGTCAGTGAGGGACTTTAAAAACCAGAAGCCGTTACCAGTCTTACACGTCGCCGGCGAGAAGGACCGGATCGTCAACTTTGCAGGCCAGGAACGAACGATCGAACAGGTGCGCAAGCTGAACGGCTGCGACGCCCAGGGAAAGCCGGCCGGGAAGTTGTGTACCGAGTACAGTTCGCGCACAGGGCCGCCCGTGGTGACTTACATTCATCCGGGCGGCCACGAGATCCCGGACGGCGCACCCGAGCGGATCGTGCAGTTTTTCAAGGAACAGGTGCGAAAGTAAATCTCCGTGCGGGTGGCGGCTCTTTTTGCCGGGGTGACAGACGTGTGAAATTCCCCCGACCTTTGGTGATTCATACTGGCGGGGTCGCGCCGACTCAGATAGATTCTGGCAGAATCCTTTTTTTGACGCGAACGTCGTCCGATCGGTGACACTCACCGGGAGCCCTCGTATGCATCTCTCACGGCGGCTACCTCTCGTACTCCTATACGGTGTCTGGATCGGCATGATCCTCGCTTGCGGCGGCATCAAGAAAAAGCCCGAGCCCGTGCAACAGGAAAAAGACAGCAAGCCCACCACCGATGCACCCGTTGCCGCCAAGCCCGCCCCGACGCCCGAGGCGGTTTGGTCCGCACCCGACAAATGGGTCCAGCAGGGCGACGTCAGCGTTCACATCGAGTGGTCGTATATCGGCAAAGTGCAGTTGGAAGAGATCGTTCCGATGGACGGCGCGGGGTCGAAGGACGAGCATTTCGCGGTCAAGTTGAGTCTGACCAACATCAACCCGACGAAGAAGGTGGAATACCACTCGTGGGGCGGCGCCGAAATCCCCACGGACGGTGACTTCGCGGCTCTAAAAGAGAGCGTGGCCATGCACAAAAACGCTGCCACACTGAAAGACAACTTCGGCAATAACTACAAGCGGGTCAATTTCGGCCTCGTCACCAAGCCCGTCGGGGCGGTCTCGGGCAACGAGTCGATTTACCCGAACAAAACGATTACGGACGTCTTGGTGTTCGAGAAGCCGCTCGACACGGTGACGAATCTGGATTTGGAATTGCCCGCGAAACACTACGGCAACGAAGGCGTGGTTCGCTTTCGCATCCCGATCACCACGCTCTCACGGGCGGCACAGTAGTTAACCCAGCACGACAAGAGAGCCCGGGACGATCGTCCCGGGCTCGTGTTTACGGTCGCACGGGTCCGCCGTCGGCCGCGAGTTCCTTGCCGATGGTGGCCAGGTTTTCGTCGATTTGACCCAGCACACGCTGCCACTTGTCGGGGTCGCCGGTGATTTTCCCGGCAAGCGTTCGGGCTTCCCGCGCTTCCGTGCTGTTCGGAAACCGTGCCTGCAATTCGTCGCCCTTGGTTAAGCAGGCTAAATAGTTTTGGCTCTCGTAGTCCCGGCGGAATCGGGCCAGCATCTCACGCGATTCGGACGCGGACATGGCGACCGGGTCAGGCTTGGCCTGGGCCGCCGGCACGCGACTCAACAGAGCCATGAGTTGCCGAACGTCCATGTAGCCGGAATGCTGGTCGACGACTTTACCGTCGGGTGTGGCGACGACCAGCGTCGGGAAGCTTTTGATCCCCATCGCCCGGCTGATCTCACCGTCCTGTTCCACATCGACTTTAACCGGGATAAAACGTTCGTTGAGTGCGGCCACGACCGTGGGGGCGCGGAACGTGGTGGCGTCGAGTTTGCGGCACCAGACGCAGCCCTCGAACCCGAAATCGAGCAGGAGAGGGCGGCCGGTTTGCACCGCTTCTTTTCGTGCGGCGGTGAGATCGGTCCGCCAATTGACTTCTTGCGCACGGGCTTCCCCCGTCGCGAACAACCCGGCAGCGACAGTCAAAACAGAAACGACGACGAACCCGGCACGCGACATACTCGACCCTCCCGGCTCGTCCGACTGTGGCCGGACAACGCAACGGTAAGGTCATAACCCGGGCGGCGGACGCCGGTCAATCGGGTTTTGTGGGGCAGGGGACTTTGGGACGAGCAAACGAACGCGGGGCGCGGCGGAGACTTTACAGAATCCGCCGCGCCCCGCGTTCCATTCAGACGGAATTACACGTTGTACGTGCTGCTGGAGGTGGTGCCGCCGCGGCCGGTCCAGTTGGTGTGGAAGAACTGGCCGCGGGGCTTATCGGTCCGCTCGTAGGTGTGGGCGCCGAAGTAGTCCCGCTGGGCCTGGAGCAGGTTGGCCGGCAGGCGGGCCGTGCGGTAGCCGTCGAAGTAGGCCAGGGCGGACGACATCGCCGGCAGCGGGATGCCGTTCATGGCCCCGGCCGCGATCACCCGCCGCCACCCGGCGGCCGCCTTCTGCACCTGTTCGGCGAAGTACGGGTCGACGAGCAAGTTCGGCAGTTGCGGGTTGCGGTCGAACGCTTCCTTGATCTTGCCGAGGAAGGCGCTCCGGATGATGCACCCGCCCCGCCACATGAGGGCGATGCCGCCGTTGTTCAGCGTCCACTTGTTCGCCTTCGCCTGGGCGTTCATCAGGTCGTAGCCCTGGGCGTAACTGATGATTTTGCTCGCGTACAGCGCCTGCTCGACGTCCGCGATCAGTGCGGCCTTGTCGCCGGAGAACGACGGCGTCGGCCCGGACAGGACTTTGCTGGCGGCGACACGCTGGTCCTTCTGGGCGGACAGGCACCGGCTGAAGACCGCCTCGCCGATCAGCGTCAGCGGGATGCCGGTCTCGGTGGCCGAGTCGACCGTCCACTTGCCCGTCCCCTTCTGGCCGGCCGTGTCGAGGATCAGGTCGACCATCGGCTGCTTGGTCTCGGGGTCGACGAAGCCGAGGATGTCGCGGGTGATCTCGACCAGGTAGCTGTCCAGGACGCCCTTGTTCCACTTGGCGAAGACGTCGTGCAGTTCGGGTGCTTTGAGGCCGAGCAGGGCGCTCAGTAGGTGGTAAGCCTCGCAGATGAGCTGGATGTCGCCGTACTCGATGCCGTTGTGGACCATCTTGACGAAGTGCCCGGCCCCTTCCGGCCCGACCCAGTCGCAGCACGGGACGCCGCCGTCGACCTTGGCGGCGATGGCCTGGAAGATCGGCTTGACGTGCGGCCACGCGGCCTCGTCCCCGCCCGGCATGATCGACGGGCCTTTCAGGGCGCCTTCTTCACCGCCGGAAACGCCGGTGCCGATGTAGAGCAGGCCGTGCTTCTTGGCCTCGGCCATGCGGCGGTTCGTGTCCGGGAAGTGGGTGTTGCCGCCGTCGATGAGGATGTCGCCGGGTTCGAGGTGGGGGGCAATCTGGGCGATCGTGTCGTCGACGGCCTGCCCGGCCTTGACGAGCATCATCACCTTCCGCGGCCGCTTGAGGGCGGCGACGAGTTCCTGCGGGGAGTGCGCCCCGACGAATTTCTTGCCCTTCCCGCGGCCGTTCACGAACTCGTCGACCTTGCTCGTCGTCCGGTTGTAGACGGCCACGGTGTACCCGTGGCTTTCCATGTTCAACACGAGGTTTTCGCCCATCACGGCCAGCCCGATAAGGCCGATGTCGGCGGTCGCGTTCGCCATTTCGCAAGTCCTGTCGTTCGAGAGGAGATGGACCGAAAGAGTATTGTAGGAACGCAAAGAGATGTGGACGGCGTGAAGAAGTGTTCGAGGGCGAATCGCGAGTCGGGGCACCAGCGTCTTCGCTCGACCCGGGAAACGAACAACCCCCGCGCGGCTTAACGCACGGGGGTCGGACCTCATCGGGTCTCGAGAGTTATTTGCTCGTCTGCGTGGTTTTCCCCTCGCGGAGAGTCTTCAAAATCGGCTTGATGACGTCGCACGGGATGGTCCAACTCTCGACCCGACCGGCGCGGGCGATGTTAATGCCGAGGACGTTGCCGTCGAGATCGACGAGCGGGCCGCCGCAGTTGATCGGCTTAAGTACCGTGTCGTGCTGGATGACGAACGGAAACCCAGTCCGGCGACCGGACAGCTGACTACCCATCGAGTTCTGGAAGGACGATCGATCGATTTCGCCCTTCGAGCCGAGTTTGACGGTGAGGGTGATTTCCGATTCGCCGCGGTGAACTTTGACTTTGACCGAGTCATCGGGACGATATTTTTCGAGTTGTTCGATGAGGCTTTGCCGGTCCGTGATAGTCTTCCCGGCTACTTCCAGAATGACGTCCTTGACCTTCATTCCGGCGCGAGCGGCAGCCGCTTCCCGCATCACCTCGGTGACGAGAACCCCCTCGGAGTCTTCCGTATCTTTCAAGCCGATACCGAGATAGCCTTTATTCGCGTTTTCGATCACGGCTTGCTCGCCGTACAGCTTGCGGGCTTTGACGCTCACGACGCCGACCGCGACGGGGTCGGACGTGTACCCGGTCGCGGCCACCCAATCACCGACCTGGGCTTTGACGTTAGAAAACTTGACCGGGACCAGACCTTCCGCGTCGATCTTGATCAGGGCCAGATCGGATTCCTTGTCATACCCGATTCGTTTGGCGTCGTACGCGCTGCCGTCCCGGAGGACGCACGAGACGTCGCCGCGTAACTCGCTCCCTTTGGTCAGAATCAGACCGTCGGCCGAAACGACCGTTCCGAACACGGCGTCTTTACCGTCGCACTGGATGCGAACGGTCGACTCGCTGGCGGCGGAAACGGCCTCGATAAACAGGCGCGGGAGTTTTTTCTTTCCTTCCCGTGCAAGATCTCGGGCGGACTCGGCGGCCGGGGTCGCCCCGGCGAACGCGATCATCACGACTACGGCCGAAGTCAGCGTGCGGGCGGTGAATGCCATGATCGAGACTCCGAATGCGGATCGCTCGTTGAAACGGACGGGGCGGAAGAATGAGAGGTAGTGTAAACGAATCGAATATAGGTCAAGAAATTACTGCTTGGATTTCGGCCTCGGGCCGCCTCGGGAGCCGAGTGTCACTTTCAGCGAGAGTTTCTTTTCGCCGCGTTCGACATCGACAACAATCTCGTCCCGCGGCGCGAAAGCTGTCAAAATGACGCGGATTTCATCGCGGGTCGACACTTTTTCCTTATTGATCTTGAGGACCGTATCGCCGATCTTGATCCCGGCTTTGTCGGCCGGGCCGCCTTCGTCGACACTCTTCACAGTGATCGTGTCCTCTCCTTCTTCCAGAGTCCAACCAAAGGTGACACGATTCGGGCTCGACTTGCCGACGACTTCCCCTTTCGACAGTTTTTCCCATTCGTTCTTGAACGCCTCGGCCGGCACGTGCATGTTATTTTCCAGGAACAGCCCGATCCGGCTGTGGATGCCAATGACTTTACCGTTCAGGTCGTAGAGCGGTCCACCCGAGTCTCCCCCCACGAGCGTGCAATCGGTTCGAAGGGCTGTTTCTTCGGAGTTGTGGGCTTCGAATCGCCCGAGGCGGAGCGGCGGCGGCCGGTCGCGTTTGGGGCCGCCCGGGTGGCCCAAGGCGATGACCCACTGGCCAACTTTTAGCCCCTTGGAGTCCCCCAGGATGGCGAACGGCCAGCGCCCTTCCGCCGCGCCGGGCCACTTTGCGTCTTTCGGCGGTTTGTCCGTAATTCGCACCATGCCGCTGTCAATCTTTTCGTTGACCCCGAGCGACTTGCCGTTGACGAACGTGCCGTCGGGGAGGACGACCTTCAGCGACGTCCCCGGTTTTCCGATGACGTGCGCGGCCGTCAGGATCAGCCCATCCTCGTTGACGATCACGCCACTGCCGGCCGACATGCCGACGATCAAGCCGACCGTGGCCGGCATGACTTTTTCTGTAACTTGTTTGACTTTGGCTTCGAGAGCCTTTAATTCGTCCCGCGACTCGGGAGAGGTCGTGCGGGCGGGATCCCATTCGGTGGCAGCATTGGCTCGGGCGGTTGAGAGAGGGAAGGCAATGCAAACGAAAGCCGCGGCTAAAATCGGCCGCAAGTACCTTGTGGCGGTCATAGTTGTCCGACTCCCGGCTGGGTCATATCGGCTCCTACTTAACTTCTACACCATTTTAGACCAGAAACTTTCGCCGTTCGATACGGTCGGCGCGAAAAAAGTCGAAACTCGTCGCCAGCCGCACCGGACGAGAAGGAGCAACTGGGGCGGGCGCTCGAAATCGGATGATCTCGCGGAGCCGGGGCAAGGGAAGTGAAAGACTGCGAAAAAGCCCGAAAATGATTCAAGGAAAAGCGTCAGTTTGCCAGACCGGTTCGGGGATCAAATCAATGGTTCCTGCTTCGTGAGCCGGAACGTGAAAGGCGAAATGTGCCGCGGGGGGCGTCGGGACATGTGGTGTCCCGACGCCCCCGCGGCAACCCGACCGGGCGAATGACAACTTTCCGCCGCGGCGAATCGGCTTATTAAACCAGGGATTCGAGCAGGTATTTCAGCTTCCGCACTTCGGGTTCGATCGGGAACGGGTTGTCGGGCACGTCGCGGATGTCGACGGTAAACGCGCGGTCGTAGCGGAAGCGATCCAGCTGCGTGACGATCCGCCCGTATTCGATTTCACCCTGCCCGACGCGGACCTGGAAGTGCTCGGGCGCCTTCCCACTGTCCCGCAGGCGGACGTGTCGGACGAGCGGGAATAGCGAGTCGTAATTCGCCGGGGCGTGCGGGCCGCAGACGTAGTTGCTCGGGTCGAGGGTGATGCCCAGCCCCGCCACCTTCCGACAGAGTTCGACGGCCCCGGCGGGGTCCGCCGTCAGCGTGTCCGCCCGCGTCTCGATCGTGAGGATGACCCCCTCGCCCTCGGCGATCTTCGACCACTCCTGCAGTCGAGTGATTTCGGCCGACAAGTCGCTCCCGGCCGGGGCCGTGGCGACTGTCAATACCGGAACCGCGAGGACTCGAGCCAGCCGCGCGACGGCGCGGAGTTGCCCCCGGGTTTCGACCGCGCCGGTGTCTCCGAACTCGAGGTGGAAGGCGGCGAAGGCTACGTTCGCGGCCTTCAACTTCTGGGCGATCTTGCCCGAGTCCGCGGCCACTTCCGATGGCCGGATGTGCGGCCCGGGTTCGTGGATCGCGAGGTCGGCCTTCGCGAACTTCATTTCCCGGATCACCCGCAGGGCTTCTTCGGTCGGATATTTGCTGAAGCAAAGCGTGGAACAGGCGACGAACAAGGCAGTCCCCTCCCGATCGGCGCGCCGGGGCGGCGCGCCTCCCCCAAACCGTTCCCGACCGCGGCCGACTTGCGGCCCACGCGATGGCCCGGAACGACTCCCCCGAGTCCCAGGCGTATACCGATGAGAACGGACCGGACGCAAGCGTTTACCCCGGAAAATACCGAGAAATACGCTTGAAGTTGGCCTCCCGTTTTGCCGACGCGGCGGGTAAAACCGTTTCCCGTGGTGCGATCCGGTAGGGGGTGAAAAATGGGCGAACAGCGCGGCCGTGAATGGGAACGGACTCTGGACGAGGTGGAGCGGGCGATCGGAGTCTGTTTGGCGTCCCTGGACGGTTACGAACAGAAGTTTGCGGAAGTGTTGGCCACCACACCTACGCCCGTCGGCGAACCGTCACTCCCGGCTCCGATTCTCGCGGCCGGCTCGGACGACGGGTTCGCCACCCGTCTCGCGTCCGCGGGACAGTATTCCGAGGATGTTGAGAAGGTATTGGCCGAGCAGGAAACGGTGTGGGGCGAGTGGCGGAACGCACTCCTGGCGTGGCAACAGACGCTTGACATCCAGACGGCGGTGCAATTGGGGAGGTGAAGGTGGCTGGTGGTGTGGTTACGGGTGAAGGTAGCGAGTGGCCGGCGCCCCGGGTTCGCCCATCCTGTCTGTTACCAACATCTCGAAAGAAGCCGGAATCTCTTTCAGCCGGCTGAAACTCCGGCATCGGTTTTTACCAAACGAACCCATTCCCGTCGGGACTCATGCCCCGATCGTGGTTCCGGCGTGGTTCCGGGACCGGTTTTTACCAAACGAACCCAATTCGCATCATCTGATCGTGATTTGAGGCTGGTCGCCTGCGATCCCCCAACACCGATTTTTACCAAACGAACCCAATTTCGTCCGGGTTCAACCCTCGATCCCGGTTTCCCCGCAGTCCCGGGCATCGGCTTTTACCAAACGAACCCAATTTCGTCCGTCCGAGTGTCGGGTACCCTACCCAAGCAATGTCCCACCCACCTCGCGAACACACGTACAGGATAACCGTC
This is a stretch of genomic DNA from Fimbriiglobus ruber. It encodes these proteins:
- the glgC gene encoding glucose-1-phosphate adenylyltransferase; this translates as MPRNVLTLILAGGKGTRLEPLTRDRAKPAVPFGGLYRIIDFTLSNCINSGLRKVFVVTQFKSRSLDRHIRLGWNFLSPELDEWIEVLPPQQRIDEHWYKGTADALYQNIYSIEKDDPEYLLVLAGDHIYRMDYAKMLDAHIAARADMTIGCIPVPVSESRHFGIMETDTDSRVVGFLEKPPTAAAMPDVPGHALGSMGIYVFNARALFELLCEDAARPDSGHDFGKDIIPGMIATGHRVFAYRFRDDDNKPIPYWRDVGTLDALYQANLDLVGMEPALNLYDREHPIRTLQPQSPPPKFVHAAEGQPGRVRRGEALDSIVSPGCIISGGHVRNSVLSPHVRVNSYAVVEDSILFEGVDVGRYCHVRRAIIDKDVKLPPYTVIGHDREFDLKRGFTITEQGIVVVPKSEPPENFQAPNRLPD
- a CDS encoding glycosyltransferase, producing MPRIFYLASDLGPTGPAKLVSLLAPALPRDRYECAVGAVKGAGESFAEGLRKADIRVDTFPLRHPADWNGLRTLRTAVAAFRPDVIHALGPVATLLARWLLLPWRGAGAGAKLVVSAVDRSPGGCSGWLTSHAARAADRIVAASVTEAARYAGFGIDPVRVVLIPPAVATPYETDGAAFRRSLDIPPDGRLILAAGRFDAAAGLKTAVWAFDVVKYAAPNLYLVLVGDGPERERLTRFGKALGFDDYRVRFAGTRPDVPALLTQAEIVWVTHTHGGTNVALEAMAAGKPVLAVRTPDLAEVVEDGVTGKLVAATDRVQLAAFTNEWLEHPEAARAFGAAGRARVADRFSVGTLAARHAALYDGVLAT
- the hpt gene encoding hypoxanthine phosphoribosyltransferase, with the protein product MNVLLTADQIRDRVHALAAEVRDAYVGKPFTVVGVLTGSLVFLADLIRQIDLPLQIGLIAASSYRGTATSPGELTIKDDLLPDIRGRHLLLLDDILDTGQTVTRLVEHLRDRGAASVRVCVFLRKTGRQRIPFEPDFCGFTIPDAFVVGYGLDYNDEYRHLPYIGILAE
- a CDS encoding 3'-5' exonuclease, translated to MAKRLDQILVIDIESTCWDGNPPPGETSDIIEIGICPLDARTLRRLEKRSIIVRPERSSVSRFCTELTTLTPDVVAGGIEFRDACKLLLKEYLADQRVWASFGDYDRKQFERQCRETGAKYPFGPSHLNVKTLFAIARGLSHEVGMAQAVEILGLPLEGTHHRGHDDAWNIAAVLGGVLKSTRSSTDKDE
- a CDS encoding alpha/beta hydrolase family esterase; translated protein: MSARFVGVVLVVSGLIVSHARADDPPKLKKMTWKVGDVTREALVYAPTSPEKKRPLIFAFHGHGGRAEYAARKFAFHQHWPEAVCVYPQGLPTAVPVLDPAGKMPGWQKFVGDQKDRDLEFFDAMLKTMTADYMIEEKRVYSAGHSNGGFFTYVLCAAWGDTFAAVAPVAAAVSVRDFKNQKPLPVLHVAGEKDRIVNFAGQERTIEQVRKLNGCDAQGKPAGKLCTEYSSRTGPPVVTYIHPGGHEIPDGAPERIVQFFKEQVRK
- a CDS encoding thioredoxin family protein encodes the protein MSRAGFVVVSVLTVAAGLFATGEARAQEVNWRTDLTAARKEAVQTGRPLLLDFGFEGCVWCRKLDATTFRAPTVVAALNERFIPVKVDVEQDGEISRAMGIKSFPTLVVATPDGKVVDQHSGYMDVRQLMALLSRVPAAQAKPDPVAMSASESREMLARFRRDYESQNYLACLTKGDELQARFPNSTEAREARTLAGKITGDPDKWQRVLGQIDENLATIGKELAADGGPVRP
- the gnd gene encoding decarboxylating NADP(+)-dependent phosphogluconate dehydrogenase, whose amino-acid sequence is MANATADIGLIGLAVMGENLVLNMESHGYTVAVYNRTTSKVDEFVNGRGKGKKFVGAHSPQELVAALKRPRKVMMLVKAGQAVDDTIAQIAPHLEPGDILIDGGNTHFPDTNRRMAEAKKHGLLYIGTGVSGGEEGALKGPSIMPGGDEAAWPHVKPIFQAIAAKVDGGVPCCDWVGPEGAGHFVKMVHNGIEYGDIQLICEAYHLLSALLGLKAPELHDVFAKWNKGVLDSYLVEITRDILGFVDPETKQPMVDLILDTAGQKGTGKWTVDSATETGIPLTLIGEAVFSRCLSAQKDQRVAASKVLSGPTPSFSGDKAALIADVEQALYASKIISYAQGYDLMNAQAKANKWTLNNGGIALMWRGGCIIRSAFLGKIKEAFDRNPQLPNLLVDPYFAEQVQKAAAGWRRVIAAGAMNGIPLPAMSSALAYFDGYRTARLPANLLQAQRDYFGAHTYERTDKPRGQFFHTNWTGRGGTTSSSTYNV